The window CCAGCAGTTGAAAAAAATATATTTTACAGGGTATTTCCAAATGATTTTGCACCGTCAAAAAGACCTGTTATGGATGATACAAAGCTCTTTAAGTTTTTAAATATTCAGCTTCAGATGCTTATGGGAAAAGAGGAAAAACTTGGAAAGACCTATCTTTTAAATGACCTGCTAAAGGCTTTTGAAAGCAAGATATTTAAGGATTATTATGAGATAACAAATGAGGAGTTCATAATAATTAATAACCTTCAAAAAGATGGATTTAAATATATTTCAAGGGAGATAGTAAATAGATTTCCTGAGAACAGTTTTCCATGGGTTTTGACATCTAAAATTGAAAACATATTATATGACCTGGATGAGATCAGCACAATTAAAGATGTGGAAACACTATATCTCTATTTTAAAGAGGTTTTAAACCTGGAAAAATTCCTGGAGGAAGAGTTTGATAACAAGGATATCCTGGAGAAATTTTTAGAGATATTTGGAATTATTAAAGCTAATGAAAAGATGGCAATATACTCTGGAAATGAGGAGATTTTTGGTAAGAAGGCTGGAGAGGGGCTATATAGACTTCTGATTCAGTATATGAAGGATCTGGTTATCAAATCAAATATAAAATATGATAAGGAGATAACACTTATTAAACCTCTGGACTTTATAAAGTATGTGGATATAAAAGAGGACATGGTTAACTATTTTATTGATATAACTGATGATAATCTGCCTAAGGGATTAAAAGATACACTTATATTTACTGAAGCTCAAAAAAAAGAGATGGGAATAGTAAGTGGAGAAGAAAAAAGGGATATTGAAAAATATAGATTTTACCAGTCTGTTAACTATGGAGAGAAAACAGTTATATTTACTCAAAAAGATGAAGATGGAGGAGTTGGAATATCTCCATTTTTAGAAGAGATAATAAATAAAAATAGTTTAGAGATAAAAGAGATACCTGTATCTATAGAAAAAAGTGAAAAGATAATTGCAACTCTATTTTCAGGTGAAGGGATAGCTCAGAAGATTTCAGAAGATGAGATATTTAAAAAAGAGATAAGAGATTTTGATGAGGGAAAAATAAGAATAGGAGCATATGATTTGAACATTATGAGAGAGTGTCAGTTAAAATTCTATTTTTCCAAGATGCATGAACTTGACTATGTAGTGAAAGCTGAGGATAAGGATCTGGATCCCAGAATACTTGGAATAATTGTTCATAAGGTATTGGAGAGAATAGTACAGGGAATGTGGAAAAATGTCCTTGGAACTGGGAAGATAGAGGTAAGTTTAAATGATATTGTGGCACTTTTAAAAGAGGAGTTTAAATTCTCAAGAGAAAAGATTCAGGTGCATATGGACAACTATATTTATCAGATACTTATACCAATACTTGCTGAAAATATATCTAAATTCTTTAAAATGCTTAATAAAAAGTATGAAAATTCAAAAATTACAAGATTTCAAAGTGAAAGAGGAAGATATGAAGAGGATCCATATTACTCAGGACATATAGATATATACCTTACAGGAAGGGCAGACCTTATTATTGAGACACCTCTAGGTAACAGTATTATAGACTATAAGACAGGAAATAGCAGTAATGGACAGTTAGATTACTACAGTATCATCCTTTATGGAGATGAAAATTCAACAGATAAGGCATTTTTCAATGTGTGGTCAGGAGAGTATAAAAAAATAACAAAACCTGAACTGACAAAGAGTGAGATGGAAGAGGTATTGGAGCAATTTAGCGATATAGATTACTATCTTCCTGCTGAAAAGAAAAGTACATGCAGTAGTTGTGAATATGCCAAAATATGTAGGAGAGAGAGATAATGGGTAAGAAACTTATTTTAAAAGCCAGTGCTGGTACTGGAAAGACATATAGACTATCTCTTGAATATATAGGAGCACTTTTAAGAGGGATAGATTACAGAGAGATTCTTGTAATGACTTTTACTAAAAAAGCTACAAGTGAGATAAAGGAGAGAATAGTAAGTTTTCTATATGGAATATGCAATGACCGTGATATTCATAATGAGATAGAGACTAACCTTAAAAATATATATGGAAATGATTTTGTACTTGATGATAAAAAGATTAGGAAAATCTATCAGGAGATTTCAGAAAATCGGGACAATCTTAAAATATATACAATAGATGCCTTTACAAATATGCTTTTTAGAAATGCAATAGCTCCATACCTAAAACTTTATAAATATGAGATTATAGATGATGAGGAAAACCGTGATATTCTTCTTAAGACGTTTCAGAGATTATTTGAAAGTCAGGATTCCTTTGAAGTTTTTAGAGAGTTTTTAGAGGATAACAGTGAAAAGGATATGGGAAGATACATAACCCTTATTTCAAATGTTCTAAGTGAGAGATGGAAATTTATAGTTATTGGAGAGAAATATCTAAATAGGGAGAAAAGTTTTGCATATGGAGATATAGATGGTTATGTAGATGATTTCTATGACCTTATGTGTGAAATAGCAGAACTTAAAGAAAAAGAGCCAAATGAGATATTTAAAACAGCTTTTCAGGAGTTCTGTGAAGTTGATAATAAGAGTGAATATATCTATGAAAATTATGAACTTTTCCTAAAAAATGATCCATGGCATGGGAATAAGATAAGGTCTACTAAAGCATTGAATATAGAGGATATAAAAGAGAAGATGATGAATAAGTATTCAGAGCTTAAGTCAAATCTTGCTAAAAAGATGTTTAATGAGAAGATAGTTCCCTATGAGAAAAAACTTCTTAAAGCTATTACTACTATTTATTCTATCTATGATGAGATAAAGATGAGAGAAAAGAGATTTACCCACACAGATATAAGTAACTATACCTTTAAGTATCTAAGAGACAGGGAGCTTGGCTTTGTAGGTGAAGATGGAAATCTTACAGATGACTTCTTCGATGTTATAGATGGAAAGATAACCTCTATTTTTATAGATGAGTTTCAGGATACAAGTATTCTTCAGTGGAAGATTCTTAAAAACATAATTGATAAAAGTGAAGATATAATCTGTGTTGGAGATGAAAAACAGAGTATCTATGGTTGGAGAGGTGGAGAAAAAAGATTATTTGAAAACCTTGAAATGATTATAGATGGAAAAAAAGAGGTACTTGATACCTGCTATAGAAGTAGAGAAAATATCATTAAATATGTAAACAAAGCTTTTACAGGAATTGCCAATTCATCAGCTGAAGAGTATATTCACAACAGACCCTGGGAGTATGAGCCTGTAAACTATATAGAAAAAGATGAAAAAGGGTATGTTGAAGTTGCAGTTGGAGATGAAGAAAATGAGGCTCTGGATATCTTAATTGATAAGATAGTTGAAAATTTCAATGGAAACTATAAAGGTGTAGGGATAATTGCAAGAACAGGAAAGACTCTGAAACTTATAGGAGATAAGCTGGGAGAAAGGGAGATATCTTACACACTGGAATCTAAAACCAATATATTTGATACAGAAAGTGTAAGACCTATATACTCTCTTATTCGTTGGTTCGCTAAAGGGGATTATTTAGCATTTCTTGAGTTTATCCGTTCTGATATCGTAGTAGGGTCAGCAAATCTCTTAAAAGAACTGATAGTAAGGCGGGAAGAGGTAGAAAAGTGGATTGCAGATGAAAAAGGTGCCAACATAGGAATAGAGGCAAAAGTTTTGGGTATTGTAAAAGAGTTATATCATATGTATATAATGGAAAATGGAGAGACTGGATGTCTTGCATATGAGATGATAAAAAAACTGGGAGTACTTGAAACTTTTAATAAAAAAGAGGACCAGAATGATATATTCACTTTCTATAAGCTTATTAGAGAGTACAGATATTTCAGTGATTTTTTAGCTGAAGTTGAAGAAAATCCAAATGATAAAAAGTTTAAAAAAGAGAGCAGTAAAAGTGAGGGAATCTCACTTCTTACAATTCACAAATCCAAGGGGCTGGAATTTGATACAGTGTTTTACTATATTGTTAAAAATAGAAAGCCAGGAGGAAGTGGTGGAATAAAAACCTACTTTAAAATAGATGAGAAATTTGAAAACACAGTGGATTTCTTAATTACACATGGAAAGTTTAATTCAATTTTAGACAATATAGATGAGGTTACATATCTTGATGAAGAGAGAGAAAAAGAGAGCCTTGAAGAGATTAATAACCTCTATGTAGCACTTACAAGACCTAAGAAAAATCTCTTTGTAATTATAGAAAATCAGGATACAGTTGAAAAAGAAAAACTCCTAACTCTGATTATCCCTGAGCCAGTTGGAGAGATTATTAAAAATGATGAAGAGCTGGAAAAAGAAGAGGAGATAAGGGAAGATTTAGCAATAGACCTTTGTGGTAGCAGGAAAGAGTATAAGATAAGTGTTGAGGAAAACTATGATGAGGGAAGAGAGAAAATAAGAAACCATGACCTTCTATTAGAGTATAGAAGGGTTAAGGGAAATATTATTCACTTTTTCCTGGAAAATCTTGATAAATGGGATGAAAAAAATATTGAGATGGCTAAACTACTTACTTATTCAAGATTTGTATCCACAGTTGGAAAAAAAGAGTTAGATGAAATTTTTTCTAAAAAAAATCTTGAGAAGTTAAATACCAAGTGCAGTGAGCTATTTAGCAGTGAGTGGGACTATGTATATAGAGAATACACCGTATATTATAAAAATGAGGTAGATGAACTTGAGATATTAAGACTTGATAGACTTATGCTGAAAAGACCTGCCAATGGAAATCCAGGTATAGTTTTTATAGCAGATTATAAAACTGGTGGATATGGAGAAGAGCAGATAAAAAAATATGAAAAAGCTATTGTACAATATTTAACTAATAATAAAATAAATGTTAATGATTATAAAATTATATCTAAATATATAGAACTGAGCATCTAATCAAGGTTACATATATTATTTTCATATAATAAATATATATGAAATATATGATTAATAATTTTAGTATTGTAAATTTCTATCGTACAAGTTATTTAAAAAAAGTACATTTTGTGGTATGATGGTATTGTATATAAATATTGACTTTTCAATAATAACTTTAAGGAAAGGTGGTTTTCAATGAAAGAACTAGATTTAAGAAAAGTTACTGATGAAGTAGAAAGAATGTGTATAGAAGGAAACTATTTTATCGGTCAAGACGTTTTAAACAAAATTAAAGAGGCATACGAAAAAGAAGAGTCTGAAGTAGGTAAAAACATACTTGGACAAATCATCGAAAACGATGGAATTGCTGCAAAAGAAGAAGTTCCTATGTGTCAAGACACTGGAATCGTAGTAGTATTCTTAGAAGTTGGAACAGATGTTAAAATCAACGGAGATATCTACGAAGCAATCAACGAAGGAGTAAGAAGAGGTTACGAAAAAGGATACTTAAGAAAATCTGTAGTTAGACACCCTTTAGATAGAGTAAACACTAAAGATAATACACCTGCTATTATCCACACTAAATTAGTACCAAATTCAGATAAAGTTAAAATAGTTGTAGCTCCAAAAGGTGGAGGTTCTGAAAACATGAGTGCTTTAAGAATGTTAAAACCTTCAGATGGAGTAGAAGGAGTTAAGAAACTAGTTGTTGAAACTATAAAAAATGCTGGTGGAAACCCTTGCCCTCCAATTATTGTAGGAGTTGGAATAGGTGGAAACTTCGAAAAAGCTGCATTATTAGCTAAAGAAGCAGTTTTAAGACCAATCAACGATACAAGTGCTGACCCAATATTAGCAGACCTTGAAAAAGAATTATTAGGATTAATCAACAAAACTGGTGTAGGTCCATTAGGACTTGGTGGAAGAACTACTGCACTTGCTGTTAAGGTAAATACTTACCCTTGTCACATAGCTGCTTTACCAGTTGCAATTAACATCAACTGTCACGCTGCTAGACATAAAGAAGTAGAATTATAATAATAATTTAACCTTAGGAGGAATGACATGGAATATCATATTACTACACCTTTAAAAGATGAAGATATAAAAAAATTAAAAGCTGGAGATTCAGTTAAAATAACTGGAGTTATATATACAGCAAGAGATGCGGCTCACGCAAGACTTGTAAAATTATTAGAAGAAGGAAAAGATCTACCAATCGACGTAAAAGGACAAGTAATCTTCTACGTTGGGCCTACACCTGCTAAACCAGGAAGACCTATAGGTAGTGCTGGACCTACTACAAGTTATAGAATGGATGCTTATGCACCAGCTCTATTAAAAGTAGGATTAAAAGGAATGATTGGTAAAGGATCAAGATCTAAAGAAGTTAAAGATGCTATCTTATCTGAAAAAGCAGTTTACTTCGCAGCTGTTGGTGGAACTGCAGCATTAATTGCTAAATCTATCAAAAAAGCAGAATTAATTACATATGAAGATTTAGGAGCAGAAGCACTTAGAAGACTTGAAGTTGAAGACTTCCCAGCAATCGTTATAAACGATATTTACGGTGGAGACCTTTATGAAGAAGGTCAAGCAAAATGGAACGAATTAGATAAATAGTTTTCATTTTAGATAAATAATCTATAATAAAAAGAGTGAGGGATGTCCTTCACTCTTTCTTTGTTTGGTTGAAATAGAATTCTCTAAGCTATCAATAGTTTCTATTTATCTTGCTTACGGAAAGAAAATTTGAAACTCACTCCGTTCAAACAGTCAAATTTTCAGTATTCTGTTTGGCTGCATAAATTACGCAACTATTTCTAATGCCGAGAATTCTATTTTTATAATTTTTGAGGTACATTAGTTTTTTCTTTATTCAAAATAAAATGTATTTTTATCGAAAATGTGATAAAATATAAAGTAGATATGTGTCATGTTAATAAATTAAAATGGATAAAAATTAGATATGTAGAATAAAAAGTATTATTTTCATTATGTGAAGCTCAATATAAGTACTGATAACTTTCTATAATTATGGTTTTTATTTTATGTATGTATTCTATTTTGTCTTTATTTATATTTTAATATTTTGATGTTGAAATATTAGCTAAGATAATTATTAGATTCTTTAATTTTACTTAATTTTTTTAGCATGATATAATATTAGAGTAAAATAAAATTAAAATGGAGGTAGCTGGATGAGTAACAGTATTTTAACAGTGGAAAATTATAACTTGTCATATAAGAATTGTCAGATTCTTAAGGATTTAGCTTTTTCAGTAGAAAAGGGTGATTATCTAGCTATTGGAGGAGTTCCTGGTTCTGGAAAGACTACACTTGTAAAGAGTATACTTGGACTTGTAACTAAAGGTATTACAGGAGATATTGAGTATCATAATATCGGCAGAGATGAAGTTAGCTACATGCCGCAAAACTTACTACAACAAAAAGAGAATTTTTTGGGAACTGCAAGAGAGGTAGTTGCAGTATCTTATCTTCCGCAAAAAAAAGGAATGCCATTCAATGCTGATGATTGGAAAAAGGTGGATAAACTATTAAAGAAACTTAATTTAAACGATGTAAAGGATAAAAAGATTACTAAGCTTACAAAAGGTCAACAACTTAAAATAAATCTTGCAAAGCTTTTGATAACTGATCCAAAACTTATATTTATAGATAGCCCAACATCAACTATCGATAATAAAAATAAGCTGGATTTCTATCAGACAGTAAAAGATTTATGTGATAAAGATGGACTTACAGTTATTTTTATTTCAAATAACATAAAGGATATCTGTGAATATGCTAATAAAGTATTGTTCTTAAAGAAAAAAGATAGAACTTATTATTTTGGAGAAACAAAAGAGTTTTTAGAAAAAATTAAATAAGGAGTAGACTTATGAAGAGAAAATTTATTTTTGCAGTGTTTTTATTCTGTTTAGCATTTAATCTTTTTGGTAAGGATATTCAGGTACTTACACCAGCTGGGTTGCCTACTTTAAGTATGGTAAAACTTATAAATGAGGATCATAAGATAGATGGTGTAAATATAAACTATAAAATAGAGAAAAATGCTGATGGTCTAGTAGTAGATATGTTAAAAAAAGAGGGAGATATAGCTATTGTTCCTTCTAACTTTGCAGCACAGCTCTATAATAAAGGTTTAGGTTATGAGATACTTGGTACTGTTGGTTGGGGATCATTTTATGTAATAAGCCATGAAGATATATCAAGTGTAAAAGATCTTAAAAACAGTGAATTATATGTATTTGGGAAAGGTCTGACTCCAGATATTATACTTCAGAATATTCTTATAAAAAACGGACTTACACCAGATAAGGATGTAAAAATAAATTATGTGAGCAGTGGAAATGAGCTTGCAGGATTCTATTTAGGTAAAAAGGCTAAAATAGCTGTTATACCTGAACCAATGCTAAGTAAGATAATGAGTAAGGATAAATCTACAAAAATAAATTTAAATCTTAATGATGAGTGGAAAGCTCTTACAGGGTCTAAACTTGGATACCCTCAGTCTACACTTGTAGCTAAAAAAGAGTTAGTTGAAAATAATCCTGAACTTATTCAAAAATTTGTTAAGGATTTAGAAGGAAGTATAGAGTTTTTACATAGCAGTAGTGATAAAAAAGCTCAATATGTAAATAATCTTAATATTATGATAGATACATCTATTTTAGATGAAATTCTTGGAAAGGCTAATCTTAAATTTATAAAAGCTCAGGATTGTAAAGATGAGTATAATAACTATTTTAAGATTTTATATGATACAAACAGCAAAGTAATTGGAGGAAAACTTCCAAATGAAGAGGTATTCGCAATATTTAACTAAGGTGGTTTCATTTCTGCTCTTTATAGCAGTGTGGAATATAGTTGCTCACCTTATAGGAAATAGATTTTTATTTCCAAATATAAAAGAGATATTAAAAGCTTTGGGGCTGATAGTAACTGGAGAAAATTTTCTAACTATCATTGGTGGAACCCTGAGAAAACTCATTATGGTGATATTGGTGTCAGGTATTTTAGGGACACTGTTTGGAGTGCTCTCATATAGATACAGCATTATAAAGATACTTATATTGCCATATGTGAGTTTTGTAAAATCTGTACCTACAATAGCTATGATAATATTGGTACTAATATGGAGCAGAGCTGAGATTGTCCCTGTAATAGTAGGGAGTCTGATACTCTTTCCAATACTCTATGACCATATTGTCTCTGGAATAGAAAGCATTGATAGAAATCTTGTAAAGATGTCTAAGATATTTAAAGTTTCAAGGTACAGAATGCTAAAGGATATCTATATTCCAGGGGTGTATTTTCATATATCTGGAGGTATTCACTCTCTGGTAGGACTTACATTTAAGGTAATAATTGCTGGTGAGGTACTATCTCAGGAGAGCATGTCAATAGGTGGAGAGATACTTTTAAATAAAATCTATCTTGAAAGCTCTAAGATATTTGCCTGGGTAATAATAGTGATACTTCTAAACTTTGTAATTGAGCAGAGCATACTTTTTTTCAATGGAAAAATAACTAGCTGGAGATAGAGATGAGACTTAGAAATATTAAAAAAAGTTATGGAGAAAATAGAGTATTTGATGGACTGGATTTGGATATTCAGGAGGGAAAGGTCACTGCAATCTTGGGAGAATCAGGTTGTGGCAAGACTACACTTTTACAGATAATTTGTGGCTTTATAGATGATTATCAAGGTGAAGTCGAATTTGTAAATGATACCTCTTCTGGAATATCATATATATTTCAGGACGATGCTCTAATTCCATGGAAAACTGTATATGAAAATCTTGAGTATGTATTAA of the Fusobacterium sp. DD2 genome contains:
- a CDS encoding ATP-binding cassette domain-containing protein; translated protein: MSNSILTVENYNLSYKNCQILKDLAFSVEKGDYLAIGGVPGSGKTTLVKSILGLVTKGITGDIEYHNIGRDEVSYMPQNLLQQKENFLGTAREVVAVSYLPQKKGMPFNADDWKKVDKLLKKLNLNDVKDKKITKLTKGQQLKINLAKLLITDPKLIFIDSPTSTIDNKNKLDFYQTVKDLCDKDGLTVIFISNNIKDICEYANKVLFLKKKDRTYYFGETKEFLEKIK
- a CDS encoding UvrD-helicase domain-containing protein, encoding MGKKLILKASAGTGKTYRLSLEYIGALLRGIDYREILVMTFTKKATSEIKERIVSFLYGICNDRDIHNEIETNLKNIYGNDFVLDDKKIRKIYQEISENRDNLKIYTIDAFTNMLFRNAIAPYLKLYKYEIIDDEENRDILLKTFQRLFESQDSFEVFREFLEDNSEKDMGRYITLISNVLSERWKFIVIGEKYLNREKSFAYGDIDGYVDDFYDLMCEIAELKEKEPNEIFKTAFQEFCEVDNKSEYIYENYELFLKNDPWHGNKIRSTKALNIEDIKEKMMNKYSELKSNLAKKMFNEKIVPYEKKLLKAITTIYSIYDEIKMREKRFTHTDISNYTFKYLRDRELGFVGEDGNLTDDFFDVIDGKITSIFIDEFQDTSILQWKILKNIIDKSEDIICVGDEKQSIYGWRGGEKRLFENLEMIIDGKKEVLDTCYRSRENIIKYVNKAFTGIANSSAEEYIHNRPWEYEPVNYIEKDEKGYVEVAVGDEENEALDILIDKIVENFNGNYKGVGIIARTGKTLKLIGDKLGEREISYTLESKTNIFDTESVRPIYSLIRWFAKGDYLAFLEFIRSDIVVGSANLLKELIVRREEVEKWIADEKGANIGIEAKVLGIVKELYHMYIMENGETGCLAYEMIKKLGVLETFNKKEDQNDIFTFYKLIREYRYFSDFLAEVEENPNDKKFKKESSKSEGISLLTIHKSKGLEFDTVFYYIVKNRKPGGSGGIKTYFKIDEKFENTVDFLITHGKFNSILDNIDEVTYLDEEREKESLEEINNLYVALTRPKKNLFVIIENQDTVEKEKLLTLIIPEPVGEIIKNDEELEKEEEIREDLAIDLCGSRKEYKISVEENYDEGREKIRNHDLLLEYRRVKGNIIHFFLENLDKWDEKNIEMAKLLTYSRFVSTVGKKELDEIFSKKNLEKLNTKCSELFSSEWDYVYREYTVYYKNEVDELEILRLDRLMLKRPANGNPGIVFIADYKTGGYGEEQIKKYEKAIVQYLTNNKINVNDYKIISKYIELSI
- a CDS encoding PD-(D/E)XK nuclease family protein, which codes for MGVSFSYIRYDEKFYKLFEDNKYFSSDKILFVFVDNRMKEIFTRKVAGKLFSKNPVLVTFDELKERIFLSDKIVLKEAKRILAFFKSIPEDVRKELEITSYFDIIDFANNFFAYYRELNLSCNTSIKEPHKWQERYLEYFHKIKISFDEMCKRYNYIPSDWLESMEHFNKEWIKNFETVIFIDIVEFPKLYRDIIYELGEKSMDISLVLQMKKEDFDEKNLKLKKVSVPEIDGDKKKIDVYIFKNELQEAISLIEMRDAQNGNIYSPAVEKNIFYRVFPNDFAPSKRPVMDDTKLFKFLNIQLQMLMGKEEKLGKTYLLNDLLKAFESKIFKDYYEITNEEFIIINNLQKDGFKYISREIVNRFPENSFPWVLTSKIENILYDLDEISTIKDVETLYLYFKEVLNLEKFLEEEFDNKDILEKFLEIFGIIKANEKMAIYSGNEEIFGKKAGEGLYRLLIQYMKDLVIKSNIKYDKEITLIKPLDFIKYVDIKEDMVNYFIDITDDNLPKGLKDTLIFTEAQKKEMGIVSGEEKRDIEKYRFYQSVNYGEKTVIFTQKDEDGGVGISPFLEEIINKNSLEIKEIPVSIEKSEKIIATLFSGEGIAQKISEDEIFKKEIRDFDEGKIRIGAYDLNIMRECQLKFYFSKMHELDYVVKAEDKDLDPRILGIIVHKVLERIVQGMWKNVLGTGKIEVSLNDIVALLKEEFKFSREKIQVHMDNYIYQILIPILAENISKFFKMLNKKYENSKITRFQSERGRYEEDPYYSGHIDIYLTGRADLIIETPLGNSIIDYKTGNSSNGQLDYYSIILYGDENSTDKAFFNVWSGEYKKITKPELTKSEMEEVLEQFSDIDYYLPAEKKSTCSSCEYAKICRRER
- a CDS encoding fumarate hydratase, whose translation is MKELDLRKVTDEVERMCIEGNYFIGQDVLNKIKEAYEKEESEVGKNILGQIIENDGIAAKEEVPMCQDTGIVVVFLEVGTDVKINGDIYEAINEGVRRGYEKGYLRKSVVRHPLDRVNTKDNTPAIIHTKLVPNSDKVKIVVAPKGGGSENMSALRMLKPSDGVEGVKKLVVETIKNAGGNPCPPIIVGVGIGGNFEKAALLAKEAVLRPINDTSADPILADLEKELLGLINKTGVGPLGLGGRTTALAVKVNTYPCHIAALPVAININCHAARHKEVEL
- a CDS encoding Fe-S-containing hydro-lyase — protein: MEYHITTPLKDEDIKKLKAGDSVKITGVIYTARDAAHARLVKLLEEGKDLPIDVKGQVIFYVGPTPAKPGRPIGSAGPTTSYRMDAYAPALLKVGLKGMIGKGSRSKEVKDAILSEKAVYFAAVGGTAALIAKSIKKAELITYEDLGAEALRRLEVEDFPAIVINDIYGGDLYEEGQAKWNELDK
- a CDS encoding ABC transporter permease subunit — encoded protein: MKRYSQYLTKVVSFLLFIAVWNIVAHLIGNRFLFPNIKEILKALGLIVTGENFLTIIGGTLRKLIMVILVSGILGTLFGVLSYRYSIIKILILPYVSFVKSVPTIAMIILVLIWSRAEIVPVIVGSLILFPILYDHIVSGIESIDRNLVKMSKIFKVSRYRMLKDIYIPGVYFHISGGIHSLVGLTFKVIIAGEVLSQESMSIGGEILLNKIYLESSKIFAWVIIVILLNFVIEQSILFFNGKITSWR
- a CDS encoding ABC transporter substrate-binding protein; translation: MKRKFIFAVFLFCLAFNLFGKDIQVLTPAGLPTLSMVKLINEDHKIDGVNINYKIEKNADGLVVDMLKKEGDIAIVPSNFAAQLYNKGLGYEILGTVGWGSFYVISHEDISSVKDLKNSELYVFGKGLTPDIILQNILIKNGLTPDKDVKINYVSSGNELAGFYLGKKAKIAVIPEPMLSKIMSKDKSTKINLNLNDEWKALTGSKLGYPQSTLVAKKELVENNPELIQKFVKDLEGSIEFLHSSSDKKAQYVNNLNIMIDTSILDEILGKANLKFIKAQDCKDEYNNYFKILYDTNSKVIGGKLPNEEVFAIFN